The Mytilus trossulus isolate FHL-02 chromosome 3, PNRI_Mtr1.1.1.hap1, whole genome shotgun sequence genome contains a region encoding:
- the LOC134710936 gene encoding uncharacterized protein LOC134710936, whose translation MLAEKETFDALTSVLQGEQSHDDVELHEIEVNRLNNDNNNNDEGDPTETHEQRDTGSSRFRSVSNEDTDEFLRKNVNKNTDYKTRSDVKTFYTWAQQVGEFRELQMIPFKELDAILARFYLGVRNKVF comes from the exons ATGCTTGCAGAGAAGGAGACGTTCGACGCTCTTACCTCCGTCCTGCAAGGGGAACAATCCCATGACGATGTCGAGCTACATGAAATCGAAGTAAACCGCTTGAACAATGACAACAACAACAATGACGAAGGTGATCCGACGGAAACACACGAGCAGCGTGACACAGGAAGCAGTAGATTTAGATCAGTTTCCAATGAGGACACAGACGAATTTCTCaggaaaaatgtaaataaaaacacgGACTACAAAACAAGATCAGATGTTAAAACTTTCTACACCTGGGCACAGCAAGTAGGAGAGTTTAGAGAGCTGCAGATGATTCCGTTTAAGGAACTAGATGCTATTTTAGCCCGGTTTTACTTAG GTGTAAGGAACAAAGTATTCTAA
- the LOC134712063 gene encoding acetylcholine receptor subunit beta-like isoform X1 produces MLVMDIHTFIIFILLGVVQTTIATPPIYSIALEESLRTELFTSYTAQQRPDKKVRVGIRFHLLTVNDLNIKDQTLSLSGYLTIDWWDSRLQWKNTSSTSQDYTSINFLFATEEHVWRPAIIIENGVDGISVISDTAVPMRIAQDGRVIWNPAGVYKINCESDTKYYPMDTQGCYLKVSAWAYTQAEIELYFKVEPVDISFYAENGEWDLLSAESFKAEAQTRDGDSFSSVFFLIRLQRRLLFHVVNTLFPVALMAILIAFVFKLPVDSGEKIGFSLTVLLSYAVYLTLISDNIPSTSNTVCYLSLYLAFILLLATIAVILTTFVINLHMRTDDERMSNSLKKFTSNYLIKFACWKNKCCHRKNIVDHERLDLQIYNIKGTHLSENNNSHDNETEHKEGSIDLTWKELSEIMDKVFYNIYMILIAISTFVLFVVIIFGYNNPDTS; encoded by the exons ATGCTAGTAATGGACATTCATACTTTCATCATATTCATACTTCTTG GTGTTGTACAGACTACGATTGCAACGCCACCCATTTATAGTATTGCACTAGAGGAGAGTCTGAGGACCGAGTTATTTACGAGCTACACAGCACAACAAAGACCAGACAAAAAAGTCCGAGTTGGCATAAGATTTCATCTTTTAACAGTAAACGATTTG AATATAAAAGATCAGACATTGTCATTATCTGGATACTTGACCATC GATTGGTGGGATTCCAGATTACAATGGAAGAACACAAGCAGTACGTCACAGGATTATACAAGCATCAATTTTCTATTTGCCACAGAAGAGCATGTTTGGAGACCAGCAATTATTATAGAAAATGG gGTTGATGGGATTTCTGTTATCAGCGACACCGCTGTGCCAATGAGGATAGCACAGGATGGTAGAGTTATATGGAACCCAGCTGGAgtatacaaaattaattgtGAGTCGGATACCAAGTATTATCCTATGGACACACAAGGATGCTATTTGAAAGTCAGTGCATGGGCATATACTCAAGCTGAAATAGAACTGTATTTCAAAGTAGAGCCTGTTGATATAAGCTTTTATGCTGAAAATGGAGAATGGGATTTACTCTCAGCAGAAAGTTTTAAAGCTGAAGCACAAACTCGAGATGGTGATTCATTCTCTTCAGTGTTTTTCTTGATCAGACTTCAGCGACGTCTTTTGTTTCATGTTGTTAACACTTTGTTTCCAGTAGCTCTGATGGCCATTCTGATAGCGTTTGTGTTCAAACTGCCAGTTGATTCTGGTGAAAAGATTGGGTTTTCTTTAACTGTTCTGTTATCATATGCAGTTTATCTTACGCTGATTTCGGACAATATTCCCAGTACATCAAACACTGTCTGCTATTTAT CGTTGTACCTGGCTTTTATATTGCTACTTGCTACTATTGCTGTCATTTTAACTACATTCGTGATAAATCTACACATGCGTACAGACGATGAAAGAATGTCAAACTCCTTAAAGAAATTCACTTCAAATTACTTAATAAAATTTGCCTGTTGGAAAAACAAGTGCTGTCATAGGAAGAACATAGTGGATCATGAAAGGTTGGACTTACAGATTTACAATATAAAAGGCACACACCTATCAGAGAACAATAATAGTCATGACAATGAGACCGAACACAAGGAAGGGTCAATAGATCTAACATGGAAGGAATTATCAGAGATTATGGACAAagtattttacaatatatatatgatccTCATTGCAATATCtacatttgtattatttgtggTAATAATATTTGGGTATAACAATCCAGACACTTCATAA
- the LOC134712063 gene encoding acetylcholine receptor subunit alpha-like 2 isoform X2 — protein MEIHTFITFILLGVVHTTPPPKQNYSIELEETLRTELFTNYTVQQRPSQQVKVGVRFSLLTVNDLNIKDQTLSLSGYLTIDWWDSRLQWKNTSSTSQDYTSINFLFATEEHVWRPAIIIENGVDGISVISDTAVPMRIAQDGRVIWNPAGVYKINCESDTKYYPMDTQGCYLKVSAWAYTQAEIELYFKVEPVDISFYAENGEWDLLSAESFKAEAQTRDGDSFSSVFFLIRLQRRLLFHVVNTLFPVALMAILIAFVFKLPVDSGEKIGFSLTVLLSYAVYLTLISDNIPSTSNTVCYLSLYLAFILLLATIAVILTTFVINLHMRTDDERMSNSLKKFTSNYLIKFACWKNKCCHRKNIVDHERLDLQIYNIKGTHLSENNNSHDNETEHKEGSIDLTWKELSEIMDKVFYNIYMILIAISTFVLFVVIIFGYNNPDTS, from the exons ATGGAAATACATACTTTTATAACATTCATACTTCTTG GTGTTGTACATACTACGCCTCctccaaaacaaaattatagtATAGAACTTGAAGAGACTCTGAGGACTGAGTTGTTTACTAACTATACAGTACAACAAAGACCAAGCCAACAAGTCAAAGTTGGTGTTAGGTTTAGTCTTTTAACAGTTAACGACTTG AATATAAAAGATCAGACATTGTCATTATCTGGATACTTGACCATC GATTGGTGGGATTCCAGATTACAATGGAAGAACACAAGCAGTACGTCACAGGATTATACAAGCATCAATTTTCTATTTGCCACAGAAGAGCATGTTTGGAGACCAGCAATTATTATAGAAAATGG gGTTGATGGGATTTCTGTTATCAGCGACACCGCTGTGCCAATGAGGATAGCACAGGATGGTAGAGTTATATGGAACCCAGCTGGAgtatacaaaattaattgtGAGTCGGATACCAAGTATTATCCTATGGACACACAAGGATGCTATTTGAAAGTCAGTGCATGGGCATATACTCAAGCTGAAATAGAACTGTATTTCAAAGTAGAGCCTGTTGATATAAGCTTTTATGCTGAAAATGGAGAATGGGATTTACTCTCAGCAGAAAGTTTTAAAGCTGAAGCACAAACTCGAGATGGTGATTCATTCTCTTCAGTGTTTTTCTTGATCAGACTTCAGCGACGTCTTTTGTTTCATGTTGTTAACACTTTGTTTCCAGTAGCTCTGATGGCCATTCTGATAGCGTTTGTGTTCAAACTGCCAGTTGATTCTGGTGAAAAGATTGGGTTTTCTTTAACTGTTCTGTTATCATATGCAGTTTATCTTACGCTGATTTCGGACAATATTCCCAGTACATCAAACACTGTCTGCTATTTAT CGTTGTACCTGGCTTTTATATTGCTACTTGCTACTATTGCTGTCATTTTAACTACATTCGTGATAAATCTACACATGCGTACAGACGATGAAAGAATGTCAAACTCCTTAAAGAAATTCACTTCAAATTACTTAATAAAATTTGCCTGTTGGAAAAACAAGTGCTGTCATAGGAAGAACATAGTGGATCATGAAAGGTTGGACTTACAGATTTACAATATAAAAGGCACACACCTATCAGAGAACAATAATAGTCATGACAATGAGACCGAACACAAGGAAGGGTCAATAGATCTAACATGGAAGGAATTATCAGAGATTATGGACAAagtattttacaatatatatatgatccTCATTGCAATATCtacatttgtattatttgtggTAATAATATTTGGGTATAACAATCCAGACACTTCATAA